A genome region from Frankineae bacterium MT45 includes the following:
- a CDS encoding fused signal recognition particle receptor produces the protein MVAVTFLWISLAIVLLAAVAVVAFRAFSGRGGVSAPPPPVPGVDYRPGVGDDAEEPRDTPKRSITTVANLPEADVKADVADGGPDAPAAAGPITAVTPELDVPEATGGRLLRLRSRLARSQSSLGRGLLSVLSRENLDDEAWDEIEESLLMADVGVAATTEIVDRLKTRTKVLGTRSQGELRALLAEELVTALQPELDRSLKTTPHSDRPAVLMVVGVNGTGKTTTCGKLARVLVADGRSVLLGAADTFRAAASEQLATWGDRVGAQTVRGPEAADPASVAFDALKQGTDARVDTVLIDTAGRLHTKVGLMDELGKLKRVLERQAPVDETLLVLDATTGQNGLTQAKVFTEVVDVSGIVLTKLDGTAKGGIVISVQRALGVPVKLIGLGEGPDDLAPFDPEQFVDALLGDTL, from the coding sequence ATGGTCGCCGTGACCTTTCTCTGGATCTCCCTGGCCATCGTCCTGCTCGCTGCGGTGGCGGTGGTCGCATTCCGCGCTTTCAGCGGCCGTGGCGGTGTCTCGGCCCCACCGCCCCCGGTGCCGGGCGTCGACTACCGCCCTGGCGTCGGCGATGACGCGGAGGAGCCTCGAGACACTCCCAAACGCTCGATCACCACGGTCGCGAACCTTCCCGAGGCCGATGTCAAAGCCGACGTCGCCGACGGCGGGCCGGACGCTCCGGCTGCGGCCGGGCCGATCACGGCCGTCACACCCGAACTCGACGTACCCGAGGCGACGGGCGGGCGTCTGCTGCGGCTGCGGTCGCGACTGGCTCGATCACAGAGCTCCCTGGGCCGTGGTCTGCTGTCGGTGCTCTCGCGGGAAAATCTCGATGACGAAGCCTGGGACGAGATCGAAGAGTCGCTGCTGATGGCCGACGTCGGGGTCGCCGCCACGACCGAGATCGTGGACCGGCTGAAGACCCGGACGAAGGTGCTCGGAACACGCAGCCAGGGCGAACTCCGCGCGCTACTGGCCGAGGAGCTGGTCACCGCGCTCCAGCCAGAGCTGGACCGCTCGCTGAAGACCACGCCCCACTCCGACCGGCCGGCCGTGCTGATGGTCGTCGGGGTCAACGGCACCGGCAAGACCACGACCTGCGGCAAGCTGGCGCGAGTGCTGGTGGCCGATGGGCGCTCCGTGCTGCTTGGAGCGGCCGATACCTTCCGGGCCGCGGCCAGCGAGCAGTTGGCGACCTGGGGCGATCGCGTAGGGGCTCAGACGGTGCGCGGTCCCGAGGCGGCCGACCCGGCCAGCGTTGCCTTCGATGCGCTCAAGCAGGGGACCGACGCCAGGGTCGACACCGTGCTGATTGACACCGCAGGGCGCCTGCACACCAAGGTCGGGCTGATGGACGAGCTGGGCAAGCTCAAGCGAGTGCTGGAGCGGCAGGCGCCGGTGGATGAGACGCTGCTCGTCCTGGACGCGACCACCGGTCAGAACGGACTGACTCAGGCCAAGGTCTTCACCGAGGTCGTCGACGTCAGCGGCATCGTTCTGACCAAGCTCGACGGGACCGCCAAGGGCGGCATCGTGATCAGCGTGCAGCGGGCGCTGGGCGTGCCGGTGAAGCTGATCGGGCTGGGCGAGGGACCGGATGATCTCGCTCCCTTCGACCCCGAACAGTTCGTCGACGCACTGCTTGGCGACACGCTTTAG
- a CDS encoding uncharacterized protein (manually curated), which translates to MPEKTTQKHLDPRAPLVLDTRDLGRRPGAMLPLQRRVPAPAGLALDLVGVAEGAILTLDLQMQSVTEGVLITGTVSAPIQGECGRCLEAIDDELAVEICEMFAYPESTTDDTSEEDEVYRVVDDLLDLEPVVRDVVVLGLPMTPLCRPDCAGLCPTCGVALDDLPADHTHETVDPRWAALAAFATEESSSQDASAPAQPESDHQQ; encoded by the coding sequence ATGCCTGAGAAAACGACACAGAAGCACTTAGACCCCCGCGCACCGCTGGTTCTCGATACCCGAGATCTTGGCCGGCGCCCCGGGGCCATGCTCCCGCTTCAGCGTCGTGTTCCCGCGCCTGCGGGGCTGGCCTTGGACCTCGTCGGGGTCGCTGAAGGTGCAATTCTTACCCTCGACCTGCAGATGCAGTCGGTCACCGAAGGTGTGCTCATCACGGGCACGGTGTCCGCCCCGATACAGGGCGAGTGTGGGCGCTGCCTGGAGGCGATCGACGACGAGCTCGCCGTTGAGATCTGTGAGATGTTCGCCTATCCGGAGAGCACCACGGACGACACCAGCGAGGAAGACGAGGTCTACCGGGTCGTCGACGATCTTCTCGACCTCGAGCCGGTAGTGCGTGACGTGGTGGTTCTGGGCCTGCCCATGACCCCGCTCTGCCGGCCAGATTGTGCCGGGCTCTGCCCCACCTGTGGGGTGGCCCTGGATGATCTACCGGCTGATCACACACACGAAACGGTCGATCCGCGGTGGGCGGCACTTGCTGCCTTCGCCACCGAGGAGAGTTCGTCGCAAGACGCTTCGGCTCCAGCTCAACCGGAGTCGGACCACCAGCAGTAG
- a CDS encoding Lipoprotein-anchoring transpeptidase ErfK/SrfK, protein MTSLRLRHRRRLILSVSIAAAVALVASGCTSSKSNNAAPPNTATTGANSTAASETPSPTPTPAATSAGKPVHISSVESDGSVWGVGMPIILKFNVAPKTSTGFIKATTVTVNGQPANGAWYFEDSSSFAGAVMEAHYRPKTYWPANSKIVMTANTKGVSAGDGLYFDDDFSLAMSTSDARIGTVDANSLQLSITLNGAPWGTFPVSLGSNATPTLNGTKVIMEKGAVVRMTGPGYNDCCVKWTQRLTYGGEYLHAAPWNTRNLGVRSTSNGCTNLSTANAMKLYSFLQQGDPIQYPNANGPAMKIGDGYGDWNLPWPVYSAGGALLTHT, encoded by the coding sequence GTGACTTCTCTTCGACTGCGCCACCGGCGCCGCCTGATTCTCTCCGTCTCGATCGCTGCTGCCGTGGCGCTGGTCGCCAGTGGCTGCACCTCATCGAAGTCGAACAACGCCGCCCCGCCGAACACCGCGACGACCGGCGCGAACTCGACTGCGGCCAGCGAGACCCCGAGCCCGACACCCACCCCGGCGGCCACGTCGGCCGGGAAGCCGGTGCACATCTCCTCCGTCGAGTCCGACGGATCGGTCTGGGGTGTCGGCATGCCGATCATCCTCAAGTTCAACGTCGCCCCGAAGACCTCCACCGGCTTCATCAAGGCGACCACCGTGACGGTGAACGGGCAGCCGGCCAACGGCGCCTGGTATTTCGAGGACTCCTCCTCCTTCGCCGGTGCCGTCATGGAGGCGCACTACCGCCCCAAGACGTACTGGCCGGCCAACTCGAAGATCGTCATGACGGCGAACACCAAGGGTGTCAGCGCCGGTGACGGGCTCTACTTCGACGACGACTTCAGCTTGGCGATGTCGACCAGCGATGCGCGCATCGGCACCGTCGACGCCAACTCCCTGCAGCTGTCGATCACCCTGAACGGCGCGCCGTGGGGAACCTTCCCGGTCTCGCTCGGGTCGAATGCGACGCCGACCCTGAACGGCACCAAGGTGATCATGGAGAAGGGTGCCGTGGTCCGGATGACCGGTCCCGGCTACAACGACTGCTGCGTGAAGTGGACCCAGCGCCTCACCTACGGCGGGGAGTATCTGCACGCGGCGCCGTGGAACACCCGAAATTTGGGGGTCCGAAGCACATCGAACGGGTGCACTAACCTCTCCACCGCCAATGCCATGAAGCTCTACAGCTTCCTGCAGCAGGGTGACCCGATTCAGTACCCGAACGCCAACGGCCCGGCCATGAAGATCGGTGACGGCTACGGCGACTGGAACCTCCCTTGGCCGGTCTACTCGGCCGGTGGAGCACTCCTCACCCACACCTGA
- a CDS encoding condensin subunit Smc, which translates to MHLKSLTLRGFKSFASATTLRFEPGITAVVGPNGSGKSNVVDAIAWVLGEQGAKALRGGKMEDVIFAGTAGRAPLGRAEVTLTIDNVDGKLPIDYTEVSITRRMFRDGASEYEINGESARLLDIQELLSDSGIGREMHVIVGQGQLDAVLQARPEDRRGFIEEAAGVLKHRKRKEKAIRKLDAMQANLTRLADLTSELRRQLKPLGKQAEIARRAAGVQAELRDSRLRMLADDLATLRVELDREVADEESIRAHRAQVEGDLTQLRAREAELESTLAADAPLVTRTQETWYRLSALEERFRGTASLAAERARHLGAEPDQDRRGRDPEAMEAEAAKVREEEEGLQSELDAARAALTAVVADRQEQERQLSAAEQALVVAARAIADRREGLARLTGQVNALRARSTAAAQEIERLNLAAGQARDRAEAAQAQLHQVHAEVGALDEGEVDLDEQHEIAVAAFEEIDVRVNELTEAFRTAERDASTWSTRRDALALGLNRKDGAGALLAAGAELPGVLGSVAALLSVEHGHEAALAAALGVVADAVAVGSGHDAAAALELLKATDAGRAGLLIGGPAPATSTGSDRSTWPALPSGSVWAADVVRAPEALRPAVAEALQLVAVVPDLPTAQRLVASAPSVRAVTAAGDVLGATFAIGGSASAPSAIEIQAAVDEAAAQAEQATATHQRLGAELNDARAELDRARNAVQTALAALNESDARLSAVAETLAELGQRERSALAEADRLGNARGEAEQARDRDLAGLTELEERLAAAEHIPDESDEVGTETRDGLRNAVAAARQREMEARLSVRTGEERVRALSGRADQLMRAAELERAARVRQQQARVARARGAVIAKAVHDGATQALAKVVSSVAQAQRERDEVQQARVVREGELLALRGRSRELDEQLNQLTNAVHRDEIARAEQRLRIEQLETRAVEEYGVEVHDLIAEYGPDQPTPPSSLEMAEYELAAERGEEVAAPQPSPFHRPTQEKRAARADRELALLGKVNPLALEEFAALEERHQFLATQLEDLKATRRDLLTVVKEVDDRILEVFTSAYHDVAREFEVVFATLFPGGEGRLVLTEPDDMLLTGIEIEARPPGKKVKRLSLLSGGERSLTAVALLVAIFRARPSPFYVMDEIEAALDDVNLGRLIALIGELRASSQIIIITHQKRTMEVADALYGVTMRGDGITQVISQRLHDSDPVGAGAP; encoded by the coding sequence GTGCACCTCAAGTCGCTGACACTGCGGGGCTTCAAGTCCTTCGCATCGGCCACCACGCTTCGTTTCGAGCCAGGCATCACCGCCGTGGTCGGACCCAACGGCTCGGGTAAGAGCAACGTCGTGGACGCCATCGCCTGGGTACTCGGCGAGCAGGGCGCCAAGGCGCTACGCGGCGGCAAGATGGAGGACGTCATCTTCGCCGGCACCGCCGGACGGGCGCCGCTCGGGCGGGCCGAAGTGACGCTGACGATCGACAACGTCGACGGGAAGCTGCCGATCGACTACACCGAGGTGTCGATCACCCGGCGCATGTTCCGTGACGGCGCCAGCGAGTACGAGATCAACGGTGAATCGGCCCGGCTCCTCGATATCCAGGAACTTCTCTCCGACTCCGGCATCGGCCGGGAGATGCACGTCATCGTGGGGCAGGGGCAGCTCGATGCGGTGCTGCAGGCGCGGCCGGAGGATCGGCGCGGCTTCATCGAGGAGGCCGCCGGGGTCCTGAAGCATCGCAAGCGCAAAGAGAAGGCAATTCGCAAGCTCGACGCGATGCAGGCCAACCTGACCCGACTGGCCGACCTCACCAGCGAATTGCGCCGCCAGTTGAAGCCCCTGGGCAAGCAGGCCGAGATCGCCCGCCGAGCCGCCGGCGTGCAGGCCGAACTCCGCGACTCCCGGCTGCGCATGCTCGCGGACGACCTGGCCACGCTGCGGGTCGAACTGGACCGTGAGGTGGCCGACGAGGAGTCCATCCGGGCCCACCGGGCACAGGTCGAGGGCGATCTGACGCAGTTGCGGGCACGGGAGGCGGAGTTGGAGTCCACGCTGGCCGCCGACGCCCCGCTGGTGACGCGCACCCAGGAGACCTGGTACCGCCTCTCGGCCCTGGAGGAGCGCTTCCGCGGTACGGCGTCGCTCGCCGCCGAGCGAGCCCGTCATCTGGGGGCGGAGCCCGACCAGGATCGCCGCGGCCGCGACCCCGAGGCGATGGAGGCCGAGGCGGCGAAGGTGCGCGAGGAGGAGGAGGGGCTGCAGTCCGAACTCGACGCAGCCCGGGCCGCACTAACCGCGGTGGTTGCTGATCGACAGGAGCAGGAGCGGCAGCTGTCGGCCGCCGAGCAGGCGCTGGTCGTCGCCGCCCGGGCGATCGCTGATCGGCGCGAGGGCCTGGCCCGCCTCACCGGTCAGGTGAACGCGCTGCGGGCTCGCTCCACGGCGGCGGCCCAGGAGATCGAGCGTCTCAACCTCGCCGCCGGACAGGCCCGTGATCGTGCCGAAGCGGCGCAAGCCCAGCTACACCAAGTTCACGCGGAGGTCGGCGCGCTGGATGAGGGAGAGGTCGACCTCGACGAGCAGCACGAGATCGCGGTGGCGGCCTTCGAAGAGATCGACGTGCGCGTCAACGAGCTCACCGAAGCTTTCCGCACCGCTGAGCGGGACGCCTCGACCTGGAGCACTCGGCGGGACGCGCTTGCGCTCGGCCTGAATCGTAAGGACGGTGCCGGGGCCCTGCTCGCCGCCGGCGCTGAACTCCCCGGCGTACTCGGTTCCGTCGCCGCCCTGCTCAGCGTCGAGCACGGCCACGAGGCGGCGCTCGCGGCGGCCCTCGGAGTCGTCGCCGACGCGGTGGCGGTCGGCTCCGGACACGACGCCGCCGCCGCCCTGGAACTGTTGAAGGCGACCGATGCCGGCCGGGCCGGCCTGCTCATCGGTGGCCCGGCACCGGCGACCTCTACCGGGTCCGACCGCTCGACGTGGCCGGCCCTGCCGTCCGGTTCGGTCTGGGCCGCCGATGTCGTTCGCGCCCCGGAGGCACTGCGGCCGGCGGTCGCCGAGGCACTGCAGCTCGTCGCCGTCGTCCCGGACCTGCCGACGGCACAGCGCCTGGTCGCGTCGGCCCCGTCGGTGCGGGCGGTGACGGCGGCTGGTGACGTGCTCGGCGCCACCTTCGCCATCGGTGGGTCGGCGTCGGCCCCGAGCGCCATCGAGATTCAGGCTGCGGTCGACGAGGCCGCGGCGCAGGCGGAGCAGGCCACCGCGACTCATCAGCGATTGGGTGCCGAACTCAACGATGCCCGTGCTGAACTCGACCGGGCCCGAAACGCCGTGCAGACCGCGCTGGCGGCGCTCAACGAGTCGGACGCCCGGCTCTCGGCGGTTGCCGAGACTCTGGCCGAGCTGGGACAGCGTGAGCGTTCAGCTCTCGCCGAGGCCGACCGTCTCGGCAACGCTCGGGGCGAGGCCGAGCAGGCCCGTGACCGGGACCTGGCCGGTCTTACTGAGCTCGAGGAGCGGCTTGCGGCCGCCGAGCATATCCCGGACGAGTCGGATGAGGTCGGCACTGAGACCCGCGACGGGCTACGCAACGCCGTCGCCGCCGCCCGGCAGCGCGAAATGGAGGCACGGCTGAGCGTGCGGACCGGCGAGGAGCGGGTGCGCGCGCTCAGCGGGCGGGCTGACCAGCTGATGCGCGCCGCCGAGCTGGAGCGGGCCGCTCGGGTCCGGCAGCAGCAGGCGCGAGTGGCTCGTGCCCGCGGTGCGGTGATCGCCAAGGCGGTCCATGACGGCGCTACCCAGGCGTTGGCTAAGGTAGTTAGCTCGGTGGCGCAGGCGCAGCGCGAACGCGATGAAGTGCAGCAGGCACGGGTTGTTCGCGAAGGCGAGCTGCTGGCCCTGCGAGGCCGCAGCCGTGAGCTTGACGAGCAGCTCAACCAGCTGACCAACGCGGTGCACCGCGACGAGATCGCCCGGGCCGAGCAGCGGCTACGCATCGAGCAGCTGGAGACCCGCGCAGTCGAGGAGTACGGCGTCGAGGTCCATGACCTCATCGCCGAATACGGCCCGGATCAGCCGACGCCGCCGAGTTCGCTGGAGATGGCGGAGTACGAACTGGCCGCGGAGCGGGGTGAGGAGGTTGCTGCGCCGCAGCCGTCGCCGTTCCACCGCCCGACCCAGGAGAAGCGGGCCGCCCGCGCCGATCGGGAGCTTGCGCTGCTCGGAAAGGTCAACCCGCTGGCGCTGGAGGAGTTCGCGGCCCTTGAGGAGCGTCACCAGTTCCTGGCTACCCAGCTGGAGGATCTGAAGGCGACCCGCCGCGACCTGCTCACCGTCGTGAAGGAGGTGGATGACCGCATCCTGGAGGTCTTCACCAGCGCATACCACGACGTCGCGCGGGAGTTCGAGGTCGTCTTCGCCACGCTCTTCCCGGGGGGCGAAGGGCGACTGGTGCTCACCGAACCGGACGACATGCTCCTCACCGGCATCGAGATCGAGGCTCGGCCGCCGGGGAAGAAGGTGAAGCGTCTCTCGCTGCTCTCGGGTGGCGAGCGCTCGCTCACCGCTGTGGCGCTACTGGTCGCGATCTTCCGGGCCCGTCCCAGCCCGTTCTATGTCATGGACGAGATCGAGGCCGCCCTGGACGACGTCAACCTGGGCCGCTTGATCGCCTTGATCGGCGAACTGCGGGCCAGCAGCCAGATCATCATCATCACGCATCAGAAGCGCACGATGGAGGTCGCCGACGCCCTCTACGGCGTCACCATGCGTGGGGACGGCATCACCCAGGTCATCAGTCAGCGGCTGCACGACTCGGACCCGGTCGGGGCCGGCGCTCCCTGA
- a CDS encoding 16S rRNA (guanine966-N2)-methyltransferase: protein MTRIIAGLARGRRLEVVASGTRPTSDRAREGLFNTLQTLLDFDGLRVLDLYAGSGAIGLEALSRGAEQATMVERGRTAAQVLRKNVTTVGLPGGVVVEQPVELYLSTSVAPGPAQQPRSGFDLVVADPPYAMTQEELDPVLRALVSPGWLSPDAVVVIERSARGPAMLWPAELEELKQKRYGEAALWYGQQR from the coding sequence ATGACGAGGATCATCGCCGGCCTCGCTCGCGGCCGGCGACTCGAAGTCGTCGCCAGCGGCACCCGACCTACCTCGGACCGGGCGCGGGAGGGGCTCTTCAACACGCTGCAGACGCTGCTGGACTTCGACGGGCTGCGCGTTCTGGACCTCTACGCGGGAAGCGGAGCCATCGGACTGGAGGCACTGTCGCGGGGCGCCGAGCAGGCCACGATGGTCGAGCGGGGGCGTACCGCCGCGCAGGTGCTCCGAAAGAACGTGACGACCGTCGGCCTCCCCGGCGGTGTCGTCGTTGAGCAACCGGTGGAGCTGTATCTGAGCACCTCGGTGGCGCCGGGTCCGGCCCAGCAGCCGCGCTCCGGCTTTGACCTCGTGGTCGCCGACCCGCCGTACGCGATGACCCAAGAGGAGCTCGATCCGGTGCTGCGGGCGCTGGTGAGCCCGGGGTGGTTGAGCCCGGACGCGGTCGTGGTGATCGAGCGCTCGGCTCGCGGCCCGGCGATGCTGTGGCCGGCGGAACTTGAGGAGCTCAAGCAGAAGCGCTATGGCGAGGCGGCCCTTTGGTACGGTCAGCAGCGATGA
- a CDS encoding large subunit ribosomal protein L32: MAVPKRKMSRSNTRARRSQWKTSAVTLVTCPNRACGEQKLPHTACANCGQYDGRQVLAV, from the coding sequence GTGGCCGTACCCAAGCGCAAAATGTCGCGCAGCAACACCCGTGCCCGGCGTTCGCAGTGGAAGACCTCTGCCGTGACGCTGGTGACGTGCCCGAACCGTGCGTGTGGTGAGCAGAAGCTCCCGCACACCGCTTGCGCCAACTGTGGCCAGTACGACGGGCGCCAGGTTCTCGCGGTTTAA
- a CDS encoding DNA-(apurinic or apyrimidinic site) lyase: protein MPELPEVETVRAGLERWVVGRTIEGVEVSHPRAVRRHLPGQADFSARLAGHTIARARRRGKYLWLELADTDLCVVAHLGMSGQLLVQPADAPDERHLHIRVRFTDSGPQLRFVDQRTFGGLMLDVLQPAADLAGDTLPAQIAHIARDPLDPALDEEALRRRLRVRNSAIKRTLLDQSIVSGIGNIYADESLWRSQLHPLRPTSGLTKAQFDRLLSDVRDVLNESLVAGGTSFDSLYVNVNGESGYFDRTLHAYGREDEPCHRCGTPIRRVAFMNRSSFFCPKCQRAPRAARVPASA, encoded by the coding sequence ATGCCTGAACTCCCCGAAGTCGAGACGGTCCGGGCCGGGCTCGAACGGTGGGTCGTCGGGCGCACCATCGAGGGCGTCGAGGTGTCCCACCCGCGGGCGGTGCGGCGACATCTCCCCGGCCAGGCCGACTTCTCGGCTCGACTGGCCGGCCACACCATCGCGCGTGCCCGCCGCCGCGGCAAGTACCTCTGGCTGGAGCTGGCCGACACCGACCTCTGCGTCGTCGCCCACCTCGGAATGAGCGGGCAGTTGCTCGTCCAGCCAGCAGACGCGCCCGACGAGCGGCACCTGCATATCCGGGTCCGTTTCACCGACTCCGGGCCGCAGTTGCGCTTCGTCGACCAGCGCACCTTCGGCGGGCTGATGCTCGACGTGCTGCAACCGGCCGCCGATCTGGCGGGCGACACGCTGCCGGCTCAGATCGCCCACATCGCGCGGGATCCACTCGACCCGGCCCTGGACGAGGAGGCGCTGCGTCGGCGGCTGCGCGTCCGCAACAGCGCGATCAAACGAACACTGCTCGACCAGAGCATCGTCTCCGGCATCGGAAACATCTACGCGGACGAGTCACTGTGGCGTTCGCAGCTGCATCCGCTGCGGCCGACCTCGGGCCTCACCAAGGCGCAGTTCGACCGCCTGCTCAGCGACGTGCGCGACGTGCTCAACGAATCGCTGGTGGCCGGCGGTACCTCTTTCGACTCGCTGTACGTGAACGTCAACGGAGAGAGTGGCTACTTCGACCGGACGCTGCACGCCTACGGTCGCGAAGACGAGCCCTGCCACCGCTGCGGGACCCCGATCCGGCGTGTCGCCTTCATGAACCGTTCGAGCTTCTTCTGCCCGAAGTGTCAGCGGGCGCCCAGGGCGGCTCGGGTCCCGGCCTCGGCCTAG
- a CDS encoding RNAse III — translation MGVTGSEPVDQSELAAELGVTLDPELLRRALTHRSYSYENGALPHNERLEFLGDSVLGVVITETLYRTHPDLPEGKLAKLRSSVVNMRALAGVARGIGDQGLGSFVRLGRGEEATGGRDKTSILADTLEAILGAIYLEHGLSEAERVIHMLFDQIVNEAAHHGAGLDWKTSLQELTAQLSLGVPEYVISSSGPDHLKTFTAQASVQGELFDACQGRNKKEAEQSAAEAAWRVLVERNVTADSIPQL, via the coding sequence ATGGGCGTCACGGGATCTGAGCCGGTCGACCAGTCCGAACTGGCGGCGGAGCTCGGGGTGACTTTGGACCCCGAGCTGCTTCGTCGCGCCCTGACCCACCGCTCGTACTCGTACGAGAACGGCGCGCTGCCGCACAACGAGCGCCTCGAGTTCCTCGGCGACTCGGTTCTCGGCGTGGTCATCACCGAGACGCTGTACCGCACCCATCCCGATCTTCCGGAGGGGAAGCTGGCCAAGCTGCGCTCGTCCGTGGTGAATATGCGCGCGCTGGCCGGTGTAGCCCGCGGCATCGGCGATCAGGGACTCGGCTCCTTCGTGCGGCTGGGGCGGGGCGAGGAGGCCACCGGCGGACGCGACAAGACGAGCATCCTGGCCGACACCCTGGAGGCCATTCTCGGGGCGATCTACCTCGAGCACGGCCTGAGTGAGGCCGAGCGCGTCATCCACATGCTCTTCGATCAGATCGTCAATGAGGCCGCACATCACGGCGCCGGTCTCGACTGGAAGACGAGCCTGCAGGAGCTCACGGCTCAGCTGTCCCTGGGCGTGCCCGAGTACGTGATCTCATCCTCCGGCCCCGATCACCTGAAGACCTTCACCGCACAGGCGAGTGTGCAGGGCGAGCTCTTCGACGCCTGCCAGGGTCGCAACAAGAAAGAGGCCGAGCAGTCAGCGGCCGAAGCGGCTTGGCGCGTGCTGGTCGAGCGAAACGTCACCGCCGACAGCATTCCGCAGCTCTAG
- a CDS encoding Phosphopantetheine adenylyltransferase: MSEAALVRRAICPGSFDPVTNGHLDIIGRSAALYDELVVAVFVNQSKSSMFSVEERIDMLTEATLPYPNVRIEAFQGLVVDYCRANDIPVIVKGLRAVSDFDYELQMAQMNRNMAGVDTLFMPTNPEYSFLASSLVKEIANWSGDVSALVPPHVLRRLAERAKHHQ; the protein is encoded by the coding sequence ATGAGTGAAGCAGCCTTGGTTCGACGCGCAATCTGTCCCGGGTCCTTCGACCCCGTGACCAACGGTCACCTGGACATCATCGGCCGATCAGCCGCTCTCTATGACGAGTTGGTCGTCGCTGTCTTCGTCAATCAGTCGAAGTCCTCGATGTTCTCGGTCGAAGAGCGCATCGACATGCTGACTGAGGCGACGCTGCCCTATCCGAACGTCCGGATCGAGGCATTCCAGGGCCTGGTCGTGGACTACTGCCGGGCCAACGACATCCCGGTGATCGTGAAGGGCCTGCGCGCCGTCAGCGACTTCGACTACGAGCTTCAGATGGCTCAGATGAATCGCAACATGGCCGGCGTCGACACTCTCTTCATGCCCACCAACCCGGAATACAGCTTCCTGGCCTCGAGCCTGGTCAAGGAGATCGCGAACTGGAGCGGGGACGTCAGTGCCCTCGTGCCGCCCCATGTGCTGCGACGGCTGGCCGAACGAGCGAAGCATCACCAGTGA